The DNA segment GTATAGTGGCGTTTACACGAAGGATGAGTTGGTTAAGGTCGCTGAGTCGTTGAGTAAATATGGCCTTGAGCTTTGGGGGTTAACGGATCGCTTAACAGAGGAGGCTGTGAGACTCTCTTTCGACTACGCTATAACCATTTACGACGCTACCTACGTGGCATTAGCGTTAATCTTAAAAACAAGCCTGTACACGGCCGATGAAGGGTTGGTTAGAAAGCTTAGACCTTTAAATGTGGTTAAACACATAAGCGAAGGGGATGCTGTTTAACAGAGCGATGTGGCCCTTAAGGCCTCATCTAGAAAGAAACACACCATGAGAAACCTTAACTACTGTGGTCATCTCGGATTTGAAGATTGTTTTATTACTAAAGTTTCGATGCTGGAAAGATAACCCCTTCACCCCAGAGGCCTTTAAATATAAGACATATAAACGCTGCCAATTCTAAACACTCATCTTACTAGCATCCAGTGGAGAATTGAAAACTTAACGTACCATCACTATCTTCACCATACTGCTATTAAT comes from the Candidatus Bathyarchaeia archaeon genome and includes:
- a CDS encoding type II toxin-antitoxin system VapC family toxin translates to MAVEKIVLDASVVSKWYLLEKHSDMALRFRNAHISGNIMIAAPILLLYEALNALRYSGVYTKDELVKVAESLSKYGLELWGLTDRLTEEAVRLSFDYAITIYDATYVALALILKTSLYTADEGLVRKLRPLNVVKHISEGDAV